A single genomic interval of Sinorhizobium garamanticum harbors:
- a CDS encoding DUF1330 domain-containing protein: protein MTKGYWVASVDVTDPEGYKAYKAENADVFRKYGARFLTRGGQCEMPEGKLRSRIVVIEFPTYSSALECYRSPEYAKAMALRQGKSVMDLAIVEGYDSPQPSAS, encoded by the coding sequence ATGACAAAGGGATATTGGGTGGCGTCCGTCGATGTAACCGATCCAGAGGGATACAAGGCTTACAAAGCCGAGAACGCTGACGTCTTTCGAAAGTACGGCGCGCGCTTTCTTACCCGTGGTGGCCAATGTGAGATGCCCGAAGGAAAGCTGCGCTCTCGCATCGTCGTGATCGAGTTCCCCACCTACAGCTCGGCGCTGGAGTGCTATCGTTCGCCCGAATATGCGAAAGCCATGGCGCTCAGGCAGGGCAAATCGGTGATGGATCTGGCAATCGTCGAGGGTTACGACAGCCCGCAACCGTCAGCTTCGTGA
- a CDS encoding DUF1127 domain-containing protein: MNTIDTIHLSPWREIAAREARFGYGLQRPQRNVLSRLWHLYCTLAAKRRSRLALEELSPHLLKDIGLTETEARREAAVPFWR, translated from the coding sequence ATGAATACAATTGATACAATCCATCTTTCGCCGTGGCGAGAAATCGCGGCTCGCGAGGCACGCTTCGGCTATGGCCTCCAACGGCCGCAGCGGAATGTGCTGTCGCGGCTCTGGCACCTTTACTGCACGCTAGCCGCGAAAAGACGCAGCCGCCTGGCTCTCGAAGAACTGAGCCCGCACCTGCTTAAGGATATCGGTCTGACGGAAACCGAGGCGCGGCGCGAGGCGGCCGTTCCGTTCTGGCGGTAG
- a CDS encoding PLP-dependent aminotransferase family protein → MTTWLPDIQQGQGPLYARIADQIEQAIGSGTLPVGAKLPPQRNLAFDIGVTIGTIGRAYNIVRERGLVSGEVGRGTYVLDRPESRPPEQSDPLTTSLAGTRPINAPAGKLRFDSTAAPDVGQGDILAKLLGDISREHHADIASYARNFPDDWFEAGCQWLARGNFRPARETIVPTLGAHAAVIAVISAVTSPGDRIAFETLTYSQVSRSAGLIGRRTALVESDEFGFVPGDFERVCAQQHPKLAFLMPSAQNPTVAVMPLDRRRAVAEIARKYGVWLVEDEVYGSMTGDQVPLLAELAPERTFLVGGLSKSVAAGVRGGWVACPPNFSQRIRIAHKMVSGGLPFILAELCARLVLSGAASALRNRAVEEITARETMAREIFSGLEFNSHPKVPFLWLKLPDPWLSGTFKQAALQEGVLVDDEDEFKAGRAERVFHRIRVGFSSPPERSEVQRGFQILRRLLDSGRTGYDSFD, encoded by the coding sequence ATGACAACTTGGCTACCCGATATTCAGCAGGGCCAAGGCCCCCTCTACGCCCGGATCGCCGATCAGATCGAGCAGGCGATCGGCAGCGGGACCTTGCCGGTGGGAGCGAAGCTTCCGCCGCAGCGCAATCTAGCCTTCGACATAGGCGTGACGATCGGCACGATCGGCCGGGCATACAACATTGTCCGCGAACGAGGACTTGTCAGTGGCGAAGTCGGCCGCGGCACCTATGTCCTCGATCGCCCGGAAAGCCGCCCGCCCGAACAGTCCGATCCTCTGACGACCTCGTTGGCTGGAACGCGGCCGATCAATGCTCCGGCTGGCAAGTTGCGTTTCGACAGCACGGCTGCGCCGGACGTCGGCCAAGGTGACATTCTGGCGAAATTGCTGGGTGACATCAGCCGTGAGCACCATGCGGACATTGCGAGTTATGCCCGCAATTTCCCGGATGACTGGTTCGAGGCGGGCTGCCAATGGCTGGCACGCGGCAATTTTCGGCCGGCCCGCGAAACCATCGTGCCGACGCTCGGTGCCCATGCCGCCGTCATTGCCGTAATCTCCGCGGTCACCTCCCCCGGTGACCGGATCGCCTTCGAAACATTGACCTATTCGCAGGTCAGCCGCAGTGCGGGTCTGATTGGTCGTCGAACGGCATTGGTGGAAAGCGACGAATTCGGCTTCGTTCCGGGCGATTTCGAACGTGTTTGCGCCCAGCAGCATCCGAAACTCGCCTTCCTCATGCCGAGCGCGCAGAACCCGACCGTCGCCGTCATGCCGTTGGACAGGCGCCGGGCCGTCGCCGAGATCGCGCGAAAATACGGCGTCTGGCTGGTCGAGGATGAAGTCTATGGTTCGATGACGGGCGATCAGGTGCCGTTGCTCGCGGAACTGGCGCCGGAGCGGACCTTCCTTGTCGGCGGCTTGTCGAAGTCCGTTGCCGCCGGCGTGCGCGGCGGCTGGGTCGCCTGCCCGCCGAACTTTAGCCAGCGAATCCGCATCGCGCACAAGATGGTGAGCGGCGGTCTTCCCTTCATTCTCGCCGAGCTTTGCGCGCGCTTGGTTCTTTCGGGCGCAGCATCCGCCTTGCGCAACCGCGCCGTCGAGGAAATCACCGCGCGTGAAACGATGGCGCGCGAAATCTTTTCCGGACTGGAGTTCAATTCCCACCCGAAGGTGCCCTTCCTCTGGCTGAAGTTGCCGGATCCCTGGCTTTCGGGAACCTTCAAGCAAGCGGCGCTGCAGGAAGGCGTGCTGGTCGACGACGAGGACGAGTTCAAGGCGGGGCGCGCGGAGCGCGTCTTCCATCGTATCCGCGTCGGCTTTTCTTCGCCGCCCGAGCGGTCCGAGGTGCAGAGAGGATTTCAAATCCTGCGTCGGCTACTCGACAGCGGTCGCACCGGCTACGACAGCTTCGATTGA